One genomic window of Clostridioides sp. ES-S-0054-01 includes the following:
- the rplV gene encoding 50S ribosomal protein L22: protein MEAKATAKYVRVSPRKAGQICDLVRGKNVDEALAILKFTPRGAASIIAKVVKSAKANAENNHEMDTEKLYIASIVANQGPTMKRFMPRAMGRATTIRKRTSHIEVVVKEKK from the coding sequence ATGGAAGCAAAAGCTACTGCTAAATACGTACGTGTATCACCAAGAAAAGCAGGCCAAATATGTGACCTTGTTAGAGGAAAGAATGTTGATGAAGCATTAGCAATATTAAAGTTTACTCCAAGAGGAGCGGCTTCAATAATAGCTAAGGTTGTAAAATCAGCTAAAGCTAACGCAGAAAACAATCACGAAATGGATACTGAAAAATTATATATAGCATCAATAGTTGCTAATCAAGGACCAACAATGAAGAGATTCATGCCTAGAGCTATGGGTCGTGCAACTACAATAAGAAAAAGAACTTCTCATATAGAGGTTGTTGTTAAAGAGAAAAAATAA
- the rpsQ gene encoding 30S ribosomal protein S17, producing the protein MERGRRKVRIGRVVSDKMDKTIVVAVEEFVRHPLYNKRVKRTKKFKAHDEKNICNIGDRVKIMETRPLSKDKRFRLVEVVEKVK; encoded by the coding sequence ATGGAAAGAGGAAGAAGAAAAGTTAGAATAGGCCGTGTTGTTAGTGATAAGATGGATAAAACAATAGTAGTAGCTGTTGAAGAATTCGTACGTCATCCACTATATAATAAACGTGTTAAGAGAACTAAGAAATTCAAGGCTCATGATGAAAAGAATATATGTAACATCGGAGATAGAGTTAAAATAATGGAAACTAGACCATTATCTAAAGATAAGAGATTCAGACTAGTTGAAGTTGTTGAGAAAGTTAAGTAG
- the rpsC gene encoding 30S ribosomal protein S3, which translates to MGQKVNPHGLRVGVIKDWDSRWFATDKKEFGNLLLEDHNIRKFLKKRLYSAGVAKIEIERSANKIKMDLHVAKPGVVIGRAGAGIEALKAELEKMTKKTIIVNIVEVRSTDKNAQLVAENIALAIERRVAFRRAMKQAIQRALKSGAKGIKVSASGRLGGAEMARTEGYSEGNVPLQTLRADIDYGFAEADTTYGKIGIKVWICNGEVLPTRDGVNPREESRKNDRRDNKRDNRRNDRRGNDNRGNYRGQRPQGGSRPQRTENKGN; encoded by the coding sequence ATGGGTCAAAAGGTTAATCCACACGGCTTAAGGGTCGGTGTTATAAAAGATTGGGACTCAAGATGGTTTGCTACTGATAAAAAAGAGTTCGGAAACTTATTATTAGAAGACCATAATATACGTAAATTCTTAAAGAAAAGATTATACTCAGCCGGAGTTGCTAAGATAGAAATAGAAAGATCAGCTAACAAAATAAAAATGGACTTACACGTTGCTAAGCCGGGTGTAGTTATAGGAAGAGCTGGTGCAGGAATCGAAGCATTAAAAGCTGAATTAGAAAAAATGACAAAGAAAACTATAATAGTTAATATAGTAGAAGTAAGAAGTACAGATAAAAATGCTCAATTAGTAGCTGAAAATATAGCTTTAGCTATAGAGAGAAGGGTTGCTTTCAGAAGAGCAATGAAACAAGCTATACAAAGAGCGCTGAAATCTGGTGCTAAAGGGATAAAAGTTTCTGCTTCAGGAAGATTAGGTGGAGCTGAAATGGCTAGAACTGAAGGTTATAGTGAAGGAAATGTGCCACTACAAACTTTAAGAGCAGATATAGATTATGGTTTCGCTGAAGCTGATACAACTTATGGAAAAATCGGTATAAAAGTTTGGATATGTAATGGTGAAGTTTTACCAACTAGAGACGGTGTAAATCCAAGAGAAGAAAGCAGAAAGAACGATAGAAGAGACAACAAGAGAGATAATAGAAGAAACGATAGAAGAGGAAATGATAACAGAGGAAACTACAGAGGACAAAGACCTCAAGGTGGATCAAGACCTCAAAGAACTGAAAACAAAGGAAATTAA
- the rplX gene encoding 50S ribosomal protein L24 has protein sequence MRVKKGDTVVVIAGKDKGKKGSVLKVYPKTSKVLVEGVNVITKHQKPSAMNQQGGIINKEAPIHISNVMPFDPETGKGVRVRYEVKDGNKVRVSAKSGKEL, from the coding sequence ATGCGTGTTAAAAAAGGTGACACTGTTGTAGTTATAGCAGGTAAAGATAAAGGTAAAAAAGGTTCAGTTTTAAAGGTATATCCTAAAACTAGCAAAGTGTTAGTTGAAGGTGTAAATGTAATAACTAAACATCAAAAACCAAGTGCTATGAACCAACAAGGTGGAATAATAAATAAAGAAGCCCCAATACACATATCTAATGTAATGCCATTTGATCCTGAAACAGGAAAAGGCGTTAGAGTAAGATATGAAGTAAAAGATGGGAACAAAGTAAGAGTATCAGCAAAGAGCGGAAAAGAATTATAA
- the rpmC gene encoding 50S ribosomal protein L29 produces the protein MKAKELRDLTSEELMNKLNDFKSELFSLRFQLATGQLENTARIKFVKKDIAKVKTVLAERKLYETRA, from the coding sequence ATGAAAGCTAAAGAATTAAGAGATTTAACAAGTGAAGAGCTAATGAACAAATTAAACGACTTCAAAAGTGAATTATTTAGCTTAAGATTCCAATTAGCTACTGGTCAATTAGAAAATACAGCTAGAATAAAGTTTGTTAAGAAGGATATAGCAAAAGTTAAAACTGTTCTTGCTGAAAGAAAGTTATACGAAACTAGAGCTTAA
- the rplP gene encoding 50S ribosomal protein L16 encodes MLMPKRVKRRRVHRGSMSGQAHKGNKVTYGEFGLVALEASWITSNQIEAARIAMTRYIKRGGKVWIKIFPHKPVTRKPAETRMGAGKGSPEYWVAVVKPGRVMFELAGVSEDKAREAMRLAAHKLPIKCKFVKKEDLEVKGGE; translated from the coding sequence ATGTTAATGCCAAAAAGAGTAAAGCGTCGTAGAGTTCATAGAGGAAGCATGTCTGGGCAAGCTCATAAGGGTAACAAAGTTACTTATGGTGAGTTTGGATTAGTAGCATTAGAAGCTTCTTGGATAACTTCTAATCAAATAGAAGCTGCCAGAATCGCGATGACTAGATATATAAAAAGAGGGGGAAAGGTTTGGATAAAAATATTCCCTCATAAACCAGTAACAAGAAAACCAGCAGAGACTCGTATGGGTGCAGGGAAAGGTTCTCCAGAATATTGGGTAGCTGTAGTTAAGCCAGGAAGAGTTATGTTTGAATTAGCAGGTGTTTCTGAAGATAAAGCAAGAGAAGCTATGAGACTTGCTGCACATAAATTACCAATCAAATGTAAATTTGTTAAAAAAGAAGATTTAGAAGTAAAGGGTGGTGAATAG
- a CDS encoding type Z 30S ribosomal protein S14 — protein sequence MARKAMVVKQQRKQKYATREYTRCTICGRPHSVLKKFGICRICFRELAYKGQIPGVRKASW from the coding sequence GTGGCTAGAAAAGCGATGGTTGTTAAACAACAAAGAAAGCAAAAGTACGCTACTAGAGAATACACTAGATGTACTATATGCGGAAGACCGCATTCAGTTTTGAAAAAATTTGGTATATGCCGTATATGCTTTAGAGAATTAGCTTATAAAGGTCAAATACCTGGTGTTAGAAAAGCAAGCTGGTAG
- the rplN gene encoding 50S ribosomal protein L14, with product MIQQESRLRVADNSGAKELLCIRVLGGSKRRYGNIGDVIVATVKSATPGGVVKKGKVVKAVIVRSKQGVRRNDGSYISFDENAAVIIKDDKTPVGTRIFGPVARELRDNEFMKIVSLAPEVL from the coding sequence ATGATACAACAAGAATCACGTCTAAGAGTTGCTGATAACTCAGGAGCTAAAGAACTTTTATGTATACGTGTTCTAGGCGGAAGTAAAAGAAGATATGGTAACATAGGCGACGTTATAGTTGCTACTGTTAAAAGTGCAACACCTGGTGGAGTTGTAAAAAAAGGTAAGGTTGTTAAAGCTGTTATAGTAAGAAGCAAACAAGGCGTAAGACGTAATGACGGAAGCTATATATCTTTTGATGAAAATGCTGCTGTTATAATAAAGGACGATAAAACTCCAGTAGGAACTCGTATATTCGGGCCTGTTGCTAGAGAGTTAAGAGACAATGAATTCATGAAAATAGTTTCTCTTGCTCCAGAAGTACTATAA
- the rplR gene encoding 50S ribosomal protein L18 — MLKKADKNANRLQRHKRVRRKISGTSQRPRLCVFRSANNIYAQIIDDTKRVTLVAASSLEAEVKSAVNHTGNKEAAKKVGELVAKKAVEKGITEVVFDRGGYLYHGRIQELAEGAREAGLKF; from the coding sequence GTGTTAAAAAAGGCTGATAAAAATGCTAATAGACTTCAAAGACATAAGAGAGTTCGTAGAAAAATAAGCGGTACTTCTCAAAGACCAAGATTATGTGTATTTAGAAGTGCTAACAATATATATGCTCAAATAATAGATGACACAAAAAGAGTAACTCTAGTTGCTGCATCTTCTTTAGAAGCAGAAGTTAAGAGTGCTGTCAATCATACAGGAAACAAGGAAGCAGCTAAGAAAGTTGGAGAATTAGTTGCTAAAAAAGCTGTTGAAAAAGGAATCACTGAAGTTGTGTTTGACAGAGGTGGATACTTATATCATGGAAGAATTCAAGAATTAGCTGAAGGTGCTAGAGAAGCTGGTCTTAAGTTCTAA
- the rplE gene encoding 50S ribosomal protein L5, whose amino-acid sequence MASRLQEKYMKEVAPALMEKFGYKNVMEIPKLNKIVINMGIGDARENPKGLEKGVEELEIISGQKPVITKARKSVANFKLREGMPIGTKVTLRADKMFYFMDKLVSVSLPRVRDFRGVNPNAFDGRGNYALGVKEQLIFPEIEYDKIDKVRGMDIIFVTTAKTDEEARELLKLLGMPFSK is encoded by the coding sequence ATGGCTTCTAGATTACAAGAAAAATACATGAAAGAAGTTGCTCCTGCTTTAATGGAGAAATTTGGATACAAAAACGTAATGGAGATACCTAAGTTAAATAAAATAGTTATTAACATGGGTATAGGTGACGCTAGAGAAAATCCAAAAGGATTAGAAAAAGGCGTTGAAGAATTAGAAATAATATCAGGACAAAAGCCTGTTATAACTAAAGCTAGAAAATCTGTTGCTAACTTCAAATTAAGAGAAGGAATGCCAATAGGAACAAAAGTTACATTAAGAGCTGACAAAATGTTCTACTTTATGGACAAATTAGTTTCAGTTTCTTTACCAAGAGTTAGAGACTTTAGAGGAGTTAACCCTAATGCTTTTGATGGTAGAGGAAACTATGCTTTAGGAGTTAAAGAACAATTAATATTCCCTGAAATAGAATATGATAAAATAGATAAAGTAAGAGGAATGGATATAATATTTGTTACTACAGCAAAAACTGACGAAGAAGCTCGTGAATTATTAAAATTATTAGGAATGCCATTTTCTAAGTAA
- the rpsH gene encoding 30S ribosomal protein S8, which translates to MTMTDPIADMLTRIRNANVVKHETVDVPASNMKKELARILLEEGFIRGYDVIEDGKQGIIRIQLKYGQEGERVITGLKKISKPGMRVYAANHEIPKVLNGLGISVISTSKGILTDKQARKENVGGEVICYVW; encoded by the coding sequence ATGACAATGACAGATCCAATTGCAGATATGCTTACTCGTATAAGAAATGCTAATGTTGTTAAGCATGAAACTGTAGATGTTCCAGCTTCTAATATGAAGAAAGAATTAGCTAGAATCTTATTAGAAGAAGGTTTCATAAGAGGTTATGATGTTATAGAAGATGGAAAACAAGGTATCATAAGAATACAATTAAAGTACGGACAAGAAGGCGAGAGAGTTATAACAGGTCTTAAGAAAATATCTAAGCCTGGAATGAGAGTTTACGCTGCTAACCATGAGATACCAAAAGTATTAAACGGATTAGGAATATCAGTTATATCTACTTCAAAAGGAATATTAACTGACAAGCAAGCTAGAAAAGAAAATGTTGGTGGAGAAGTAATCTGCTACGTTTGGTAA
- the rplF gene encoding 50S ribosomal protein L6 — protein sequence MSRIGVKPIIIPAGVEVTIAEGNLVTVKGPKGTLTKQLSAELNIKKEENTIMVERPTDNKKHRSLHGLTRTLLDNMVVGVNTGFEKKLELKGVGYRAQKQGKKLVMNLGFSHPVEMEDPEGITVEAPNQTELIVKGIDKQLVGNYAAKIRAWRKPEPYKGKGIKYVDEVIRRKEGKTGKK from the coding sequence ATGTCAAGAATAGGTGTTAAGCCAATAATAATACCAGCAGGTGTTGAAGTTACTATAGCTGAAGGAAATTTAGTTACAGTAAAAGGTCCAAAAGGAACTTTAACTAAACAATTAAGTGCTGAGTTAAACATAAAAAAAGAAGAAAATACAATAATGGTTGAAAGACCAACTGATAATAAAAAACATAGATCTTTACACGGACTAACTAGAACTTTATTAGATAATATGGTTGTAGGTGTAAATACTGGTTTCGAAAAGAAATTAGAACTAAAAGGTGTTGGATATAGAGCTCAAAAACAAGGAAAGAAATTAGTTATGAACTTAGGTTTCTCTCATCCAGTTGAGATGGAAGATCCAGAAGGAATAACTGTTGAAGCTCCAAACCAAACAGAGTTAATAGTAAAAGGTATAGACAAGCAATTAGTAGGTAACTATGCTGCTAAGATAAGAGCTTGGAGAAAGCCAGAGCCATACAAAGGTAAAGGTATAAAATACGTTGATGAAGTAATCAGACGTAAAGAAGGAAAAACTGGTAAAAAATAA
- the rpsS gene encoding 30S ribosomal protein S19: MSRSTKKGPFVHARLLKKIEAMNASGNKEVIKTWSRSSTVFPQMVENTIAVHDGRKHVPVYITEDMVGHKLGEFVPTRTFKGHKDDEKSNKRK, encoded by the coding sequence ATGTCAAGATCAACTAAAAAAGGGCCTTTTGTCCATGCAAGACTTTTAAAGAAGATAGAAGCTATGAATGCTAGTGGAAATAAAGAAGTTATAAAAACTTGGTCAAGATCTTCAACTGTATTTCCACAAATGGTAGAAAACACTATAGCTGTTCATGATGGAAGAAAACATGTTCCAGTATATATAACAGAAGATATGGTTGGACACAAATTAGGTGAGTTCGTTCCTACTAGAACTTTCAAAGGACATAAGGATGACGAAAAATCTAATAAGAGAAAATAA